In Rhodoferax koreense, a genomic segment contains:
- a CDS encoding class I SAM-dependent methyltransferase — MITSPHSLTTALQGEISAAIRTAGGWIGFDRFMAMALYTPGLGYYANTSLKFGTMPTVMEDGQRVTGSDFVTAPEMSPLFGRALAAQIAEALEATGTREVWEFGAGSGALALQLLEALGDRIDRYTIVDLSGVLRGRQQAALAAFEGKVVWVDALPEAMHGVVVGNEVLDAMPVQLLARVDGEWFERGVAEGEGDAPWAWQDRTTDLRPPVDIEGPHDYLTEIHAQGVAFIHTLAERLQRGAAFFLDYGFPEGEYYHPQRSGGTVMCHRAHRADPDPLADVGLKDITAHVNFTAIALAGQDAGLEVLGYANQARFLMNCGLLARMEQGDVMDRARAIKLIQEHEMGELFKVVGFAKGTAWDAIGFKNGDRSHTL; from the coding sequence GTGATCACAAGTCCCCACAGTTTAACGACCGCCCTCCAGGGCGAGATTTCCGCCGCCATCCGCACCGCCGGCGGCTGGATCGGCTTCGACCGTTTCATGGCCATGGCGCTGTACACGCCGGGCCTGGGCTACTACGCCAACACCAGCCTCAAGTTCGGCACCATGCCCACCGTCATGGAAGACGGACAGCGCGTCACCGGCAGCGATTTCGTCACCGCGCCCGAGATGTCGCCGCTATTCGGCCGTGCGCTGGCCGCGCAGATCGCCGAGGCGCTCGAGGCCACCGGCACCCGTGAAGTCTGGGAATTTGGCGCGGGTTCGGGCGCGCTCGCGCTGCAGCTGCTCGAGGCCCTCGGCGACCGGATCGACCGCTACACCATCGTCGACCTCTCCGGCGTGCTGCGCGGGCGCCAGCAGGCGGCGCTGGCGGCGTTCGAAGGCAAGGTCGTCTGGGTCGATGCACTGCCCGAGGCCATGCACGGCGTGGTCGTCGGCAACGAGGTGCTCGACGCCATGCCGGTGCAGCTATTGGCGCGCGTCGACGGCGAATGGTTCGAGCGCGGCGTGGCCGAGGGGGAAGGCGATGCCCCATGGGCCTGGCAGGACCGTACCACCGATTTGCGCCCGCCGGTCGACATCGAAGGCCCGCACGACTACCTCACCGAGATCCATGCGCAGGGCGTGGCCTTCATCCACACCCTGGCCGAACGGCTGCAGCGCGGCGCGGCGTTCTTCCTCGACTACGGCTTTCCCGAGGGCGAGTACTACCATCCGCAGCGCAGCGGCGGCACGGTGATGTGCCACCGGGCGCACCGGGCCGATCCCGATCCGCTGGCCGACGTCGGCCTGAAGGACATCACCGCCCACGTCAATTTCACCGCCATCGCGCTGGCCGGCCAGGACGCGGGGCTGGAGGTGCTGGGTTATGCCAACCAGGCGCGTTTCCTGATGAACTGCGGCCTGCTCGCACGGATGGAACAGGGCGACGTCATGGACCGCGCGCGGGCCATTAAGCTGATCCAGGAGCACGAAATGGGTGAACTGTTCAAGGTGGTCGGCTTCGCCAAGGGGACTGCCTGGGATGCAATCGGTTTCAAAAACGGCGATCGCAGCCACACGCTTTGA
- a CDS encoding ROK family protein yields the protein MKACVDIGGTKVAVSLTDNQGTTPSLQARRAEPTAKTGANDALAVQIIRMVEEACAEVGVQASTVDEVGVSSCGPFVLTDGLVELAAPNICGGLAGPARGLPNDWHSALLEAPLRARFGQRVRVENDCIAALEAERRWGALQGLDHCAYVTWSTGIGMGLCVDGHILRGKNGNAGHAGHMFVSDNNDALCGCGNIGDVEGLIAGNAIARRFGQEAAPLFKAAGAGDADALAIVDGLCLVMGRTLYNLVVTLDLQAISLGGSVFWHNRDLLLPRLQSHIDGRLPSLTAGMRCVPAGLADKVGDYAALALLSHGA from the coding sequence ATGAAAGCATGTGTAGACATCGGCGGCACCAAGGTCGCCGTCAGCCTGACCGACAACCAGGGCACCACCCCCAGCCTGCAGGCGCGCCGCGCCGAGCCCACGGCCAAGACCGGTGCCAACGACGCGTTGGCCGTGCAGATCATCCGCATGGTCGAGGAGGCCTGCGCCGAAGTCGGCGTGCAGGCGTCCACGGTCGACGAGGTCGGGGTGTCGTCCTGCGGGCCGTTCGTGCTCACCGACGGCCTGGTCGAATTGGCCGCGCCCAACATCTGCGGCGGCCTGGCCGGCCCGGCGCGCGGCCTGCCCAACGACTGGCATTCCGCCCTGCTCGAAGCCCCGCTGCGCGCGCGCTTCGGCCAACGGGTGCGGGTGGAGAACGACTGCATCGCCGCACTCGAGGCCGAACGCCGCTGGGGCGCGCTGCAGGGGCTGGACCACTGCGCGTACGTGACCTGGAGCACCGGCATCGGCATGGGCCTGTGCGTGGACGGCCACATCCTGCGCGGCAAGAACGGCAATGCCGGCCACGCGGGCCACATGTTCGTCTCGGACAACAACGACGCGCTGTGCGGCTGCGGCAACATCGGCGACGTGGAAGGCCTGATCGCGGGCAATGCCATCGCGCGCCGCTTCGGCCAGGAAGCCGCGCCTTTGTTCAAGGCGGCGGGTGCCGGCGATGCTGACGCGCTGGCCATCGTCGATGGCCTGTGCCTCGTGATGGGTCGCACGCTGTACAACCTGGTGGTCACGCTCGACCTGCAGGCCATCAGCCTGGGCGGCAGCGTTTTCTGGCACAACCGCGATTTACTGCTGCCGCGCCTGCAATCGCATATTGACGGCCGCCTGCCTTCATTAACCGCGGGCATGCGTTGTGTCCCAGCCGGACTGGCGGACAAGGTGGGCGATTACGCCGCTTT
- a CDS encoding DUF2905 domain-containing protein, whose translation MIRWLLVIFVALIFISWFTPLLGKLGFGKLPGDVRFKLFGREWFLPFTTTIVLSALASVISKIL comes from the coding sequence ATGATCCGCTGGCTGCTTGTCATTTTCGTGGCGCTGATTTTCATCAGCTGGTTTACACCCTTGCTCGGCAAATTGGGCTTCGGCAAACTGCCGGGCGACGTGAGATTCAAACTGTTCGGGCGTGAGTGGTTTCTGCCATTCACCACCACCATCGTGCTGAGCGCCTTGGCCAGCGTCATTTCAAAAATCCTCTAG
- a CDS encoding SDR family oxidoreductase, whose translation MPPLPDSASEAVPAARTVLVTGAAKRLGREIALALASAGWQVAVHYRSSEQDASKTVADCADLSRDSGTFHAKFQADLADEAAVRALLPRVVAHFGAVDAVVNSASTFENDGAESFSFASMERHWRANTGAPVLLAQALHAHLAERPDRPGTARVAGVVVNLLDQKLWNLNPDFFSYTLSKAALEAAGTMLALALAPRVRVVGVAPGLTLTSHLLDDAAFAERHRLAPLGRSSTPADVAATVKFALDNQSLTGTTLVVDGGQHLMKFDRDFSLMS comes from the coding sequence ATGCCGCCCCTGCCCGATTCCGCCTCCGAAGCCGTACCCGCCGCGCGCACCGTGCTGGTCACCGGCGCGGCCAAGCGGCTGGGCCGCGAGATCGCGCTGGCGCTGGCCTCGGCGGGCTGGCAGGTGGCGGTCCATTACCGAAGCTCCGAACAGGACGCTAGCAAAACTGTAGCTGACTGCGCCGATTTATCCAGGGACAGCGGCACTTTTCATGCGAAATTCCAGGCCGACCTGGCCGACGAGGCCGCGGTGCGCGCGCTGCTGCCGCGGGTGGTGGCGCATTTCGGCGCGGTGGACGCCGTGGTCAACAGCGCCTCGACCTTCGAGAACGACGGCGCCGAGAGTTTCAGCTTCGCATCGATGGAGCGGCACTGGCGCGCCAACACCGGCGCCCCGGTGCTGCTGGCACAGGCGTTGCATGCGCACCTGGCCGAGCGGCCCGATCGGCCAGGCACGGCCCGGGTGGCAGGGGTGGTGGTCAACCTGCTCGACCAGAAGTTATGGAACCTGAACCCGGATTTTTTCAGCTACACCCTGTCCAAGGCCGCGCTCGAGGCCGCCGGCACCATGCTGGCGCTGGCGCTGGCGCCGCGCGTGCGCGTCGTGGGCGTGGCGCCCGGGCTCACGCTCACCAGCCACCTGCTGGACGACGCGGCCTTCGCCGAGCGCCACCGGCTGGCACCGCTGGGCCGCTCGTCCACGCCGGCCGACGTGGCGGCCACGGTCAAGTTCGCGCTGGACAACCAGTCGCTCACCGGCACCACGCTGGTGGTCGACGGCGGCCAGCACCTGATGAAGTTCGACCGCGATTTTTCGCTGATGTCCTAG